The following are encoded in a window of Microvirga ossetica genomic DNA:
- a CDS encoding TetR/AcrR family transcriptional regulator, translating to MRQNEHAVRRSRGRPPIRSDEETRHLILEAASLEFRANGYASTTMSAVGQRAGVSTKTMYRLIPTKADLFKSMCSERIGRFMLAIDETSVGTLELEAALERILGAYGNLALDGEVIAITRLVTSESDRFPELGSAFYEGAFRRTREAIESWLRLKCHQGLIALDDPGVAADMLRGMMIMEPQRAVMLGQRPAPDAEEIAARASMCARLFLNGCRSIG from the coding sequence ATGCGACAAAATGAGCATGCTGTCCGGCGCTCCCGCGGACGGCCGCCGATCCGTTCCGATGAGGAGACCCGGCACCTGATCCTCGAGGCCGCCTCGCTGGAGTTCCGGGCGAACGGCTACGCCTCGACCACCATGTCTGCCGTGGGCCAGCGGGCCGGCGTCTCCACCAAGACTATGTACCGCCTGATCCCGACGAAGGCGGATCTGTTCAAGAGCATGTGCTCCGAACGGATTGGCCGCTTCATGCTGGCCATTGACGAGACGAGCGTCGGAACCCTCGAGCTTGAGGCGGCGCTCGAGCGCATTCTGGGCGCGTACGGCAACCTGGCCCTTGATGGCGAAGTCATCGCCATCACCCGGCTCGTCACCAGTGAGAGCGACCGCTTTCCTGAACTCGGGTCGGCCTTTTACGAGGGCGCCTTCCGGCGCACCCGGGAGGCCATTGAGAGCTGGCTGCGACTGAAATGCCACCAAGGACTGATCGCGCTCGATGATCCCGGTGTCGCCGCCGATATGCTGCGCGGCATGATGATCATGGAGCCGCAGCGAGCCGTGATGCTGGGCCAACGTCCCGCGCCCGATGCGGAAGAGATCGCGGCGCGGGCCAGCATGTGCGCGCGCTTGTTCCTGAACGGTTGCCGCTCGATTGGGTGA
- a CDS encoding MaoC family dehydratase has protein sequence MDKERERLFLDDLHIGQTFTSPSHRLNAEQIKRFAEEFDPQPFHLDENAAAQSLFAGLAASGWHTAALTMRLLVNGGAPIAGGLIGAGGEIAWPKPTRPGDELQVVSEVMEIIPSRSKPDRGIVVLRSETRNHRGEVVQVLTSKLVVPRSPSTSVS, from the coding sequence ATGGATAAAGAGCGAGAGCGTCTGTTTCTGGACGATCTGCACATCGGCCAGACCTTCACCAGCCCATCGCACAGACTGAATGCCGAACAGATCAAACGGTTCGCGGAGGAGTTCGACCCGCAGCCCTTTCACCTGGATGAGAATGCCGCCGCCCAATCGCTCTTTGCCGGGCTCGCCGCCAGCGGCTGGCACACCGCCGCCCTCACGATGCGATTGCTCGTGAATGGTGGCGCGCCCATCGCCGGCGGCCTCATCGGCGCGGGAGGCGAGATCGCGTGGCCCAAACCGACCCGCCCCGGCGACGAGCTGCAAGTCGTCAGCGAGGTCATGGAGATCATTCCGTCCCGCTCAAAGCCGGACCGGGGCATCGTGGTGTTGCGGAGCGAGACCCGGAACCACCGCGGCGAAGTCGTTCAGGTGCTGACGTCGAAGCTTGTGGTTCCACGGAGCCCGTCCACTTCCGTGTCCTGA
- a CDS encoding TetR/AcrR family transcriptional regulator, giving the protein MRYEKGHKEQTRKRVLEIAGAQFRAKGIEGTGVASLMADAGLTHGGFYAHFKSKDDLVREALSAAGASSREAWAAEAKAARERGEDGLAAIVHRYLRTVHRDRPEAGCAVATLAPEVARHNPKTRNSMAEAASDMVAVIAAELPSSFAAEKATATAYAIFGLLIGTLQLARVTTDPVLSEMILRSGQEAAVRLAREGASQSRAQTPPNR; this is encoded by the coding sequence ATGCGTTACGAGAAGGGCCATAAGGAGCAGACGCGCAAACGCGTCCTCGAGATTGCCGGGGCTCAGTTCCGTGCCAAGGGCATCGAAGGGACCGGCGTCGCCAGTCTGATGGCGGATGCTGGGCTGACCCACGGTGGCTTCTATGCCCATTTCAAATCGAAGGATGACCTCGTCCGGGAAGCCCTGTCAGCCGCCGGTGCGAGCAGCCGTGAGGCATGGGCTGCCGAGGCCAAAGCCGCACGTGAGCGCGGCGAGGATGGGCTTGCGGCCATCGTGCACCGGTATCTGCGCACGGTACACCGCGACCGGCCGGAGGCAGGCTGCGCCGTCGCCACACTCGCGCCCGAGGTCGCCCGCCACAATCCGAAGACCCGCAACAGCATGGCCGAGGCTGCGAGCGACATGGTCGCGGTCATCGCGGCTGAACTGCCCTCGTCCTTCGCCGCGGAGAAGGCGACGGCAACCGCCTATGCGATCTTCGGCCTGTTGATCGGCACGCTGCAGCTTGCCCGCGTGACGACGGATCCGGTCCTCTCCGAGATGATCCTGCGCTCCGGCCAGGAGGCTGCTGTGCGCCTCGCCCGCGAGGGGGCGTCACAAAGCCGTGCACAAACCCCGCCCAACCGGTGA
- a CDS encoding HlyD family secretion protein, whose translation MTQHPTAFTIEKAIPAAEAMPDLVAPRELRVPSPEPPPTGAASTASRKRPIRKLLLVGASLIAVAGASDFGWRYWTVGRFQVATDDAYVKADNTTIAPKVPGYIAAVLVGDNEPVRAGQILARIDDRDYKVALEQAKADVEAAKANIANKQAAIAAQQSAIAAAKATVVVDQANETFAEQEDKRYAELATKGYGSLQNAQQAASRIAAARATVVRDNAALASATRQLDVLQAELGQAQAALGRAEAVQDQAKLNLSYTTIVTPIDGVIGNRTLRVGQYVQAGTQLMAVVPTEAAYIVANYKETQLTNVRAGQPVTVEVDTFPGRVFQGRVDSLSPASGQEFALLPPDNATGNFTKVVQRIPVKIVLDAGTPLAVVLRPGMSVYPTIDTKAEGTRIASGPERNS comes from the coding sequence ATGACCCAACATCCGACAGCCTTCACCATCGAGAAGGCGATTCCGGCGGCCGAGGCGATGCCCGACCTGGTGGCACCACGCGAACTCCGCGTTCCCTCTCCCGAGCCCCCGCCGACCGGCGCCGCCTCCACCGCATCCCGCAAGCGCCCCATTCGCAAGCTGTTGCTCGTCGGAGCGAGCCTCATCGCCGTCGCCGGCGCCTCGGACTTCGGCTGGCGGTACTGGACCGTCGGACGTTTCCAGGTCGCGACCGACGACGCCTACGTCAAGGCCGACAACACCACGATCGCCCCGAAGGTCCCCGGCTACATCGCCGCCGTGCTGGTGGGCGACAACGAACCCGTGAGGGCCGGCCAGATCCTGGCCCGCATCGACGACCGGGATTACAAGGTCGCGCTCGAGCAGGCCAAGGCCGATGTCGAGGCCGCCAAGGCCAACATCGCCAACAAGCAGGCGGCGATTGCCGCCCAGCAATCCGCGATCGCCGCCGCCAAGGCCACCGTCGTGGTCGACCAGGCGAACGAGACCTTCGCCGAGCAGGAGGACAAGCGCTATGCCGAGCTCGCCACCAAGGGCTACGGCAGCCTCCAGAATGCGCAGCAGGCGGCCTCGCGCATCGCCGCCGCCCGTGCCACGGTGGTGCGCGACAATGCGGCCCTCGCCAGCGCAACCCGGCAGCTCGACGTGCTCCAGGCCGAGCTCGGGCAGGCGCAGGCGGCCCTTGGCCGCGCCGAGGCGGTGCAGGACCAAGCGAAACTGAACCTCTCCTACACCACCATCGTCACGCCGATCGATGGCGTGATCGGCAACCGCACGCTGCGGGTCGGCCAATACGTCCAGGCCGGGACGCAGCTCATGGCCGTGGTGCCAACGGAAGCGGCCTATATCGTCGCCAATTACAAGGAAACGCAGCTCACCAACGTGCGCGCCGGCCAGCCGGTGACCGTCGAGGTCGACACCTTCCCCGGCCGGGTCTTCCAAGGGCGCGTCGACAGCCTCTCGCCCGCGAGTGGCCAGGAATTCGCGCTACTGCCGCCCGACAATGCCACCGGCAACTTCACCAAGGTGGTCCAGCGCATCCCGGTGAAGATCGTCCTCGACGCCGGCACTCCCCTCGCGGTCGTGCTGCGTCCGGGCATGTCGGTCTATCCGACGATCGACACCAAGGCCGAAGGCACGCGCATCGCCTCCGGCCCCGAACGCAACAGCTAG